The Rhizoctonia solani chromosome 14, complete sequence genome has a segment encoding these proteins:
- a CDS encoding lysophospholipase nte1: MLLSSYSTKPASATKHMHQKNQPDSCGAENEQPSSQEVVASHGETSDEGPERTMMPGSDTEDSIVAKVLLQPLGPATDSLQANMGHEMLSEKGTLYDIRFRNSGKLEEIEKAVGYHDRAPDLTPDVQPYLPDQHASLGLSHNNRYKRTGKVADLVKAIEYFTHAIDLTPDGHPDLPDRHASLGVSYTDRYRRTGDVADLVKAIKCNTHALALTPDGHPRLPDRHANLGISYGDRYRRTGDVADLVKAIECFTRALDLTPDGHPDLPDRHASLGVSYADRYQRTGEVADLAKAIECNTRALDLTPDGHPSLSDRHANLGISYGDRYRRTGDVADLAKAIECNTHALTLTPDGHPRLPDRHASLGVSYGDRYKRTGNVADLAKAIECDTRALDLTPDGHPSLPDRHASLGASYGEQHWRMGEMADLGKAIECFTLALDLTPDGHPDLPDRHANLGVSYGVRYQRTGEMVDLGKAIECLTWALDLTSDGHPDLPDRHASLGVSYGNQYRRTGDVADLAKVIKCFTLALNLTPDGHPDLSDRHASLGVSYSDRYTRTGEVADLAKAVECKTRALDLTPDGHPRLPDRHASLGVSYTDRYRRTGDVADLAKAIECKTRALDVTPDSHPSLADRHASLGVSYSDRYRRTGDVADLVKGIECYTRALDLTPDGHPSLADRHASLGVSYSDRYTRTGDVADLVKAIECNTRALDLTPDGHPRLPDRHASLGVSYTDRYRRMGDVADLAKAVECNTLALDLTPDGHPSLADRHASLGVSYSHRFKRTGKVADLVKAIECYIRALDLTPGGHPSLADRHANLAVSYSHRYKRMGEVADLAKAIKCNTDALDLTPDGHPSLADRHASLGVLYTDLHERTGEVADLAKAIECNTRALDLTPDGHPRLPERHASLGVSYTNRYRRSGDVADLAKAIECFTRALDLTPDGHPDLPDRHASLGVSYAYRYKRTGQIADLAKAMEYDTRALDLTPDGHPDLSERHSHWAYISHLRYQHTRDSSHLATSLRSFRMSSQLLTGPPRVVFRNAHRWAALASKHPYLSPIEAFRATIDLLPHYIWLGSTSAQRYQDLSVTKNLAIRAASTAIQTSEYGLALEWLEHARCVVWNQSLMLRTPLDDLTALHPDLASQLQQTSHELHQAASGASPSGGDPSGTHTPERRHHLAEQYAKLLEQVRQHRGFEHFLLPIKFDRLLRAARYGPVVVINCHEAYCDALFILPGRDHVSHLSLPKFDQQKAQKARSEIERLLRDKGIRERTYRIKFRRLGDTEPDAGPVLASLWHDVVRPVLDHLGYMNDHSSGALPHITWCPTGIMSFLPLHAAGDYDQPRSRVFDYAISSYTPTLAALLSSGPRPLNQATKVLAIGQTNTPGCSSLPGTAEELAYLESHTRGKASYSQLVEHEATATTVLNAMEQHDWVHLACHAHQNLKDPTQSGFYLHGGTLDLPAINQRTFRNKGLAFLSACQTAAGDKELPDEAIHLASGMLMAGYPSVIATMWSVMDEDAPFVADKVYARLMQDGQVGSGEAGKALHDAVAGLREKVGEKEFARWLISQDVHEGYQISTTISSTTNPVRPRCQHRRRNSLTPSVRREQPQLGSSPLAGAPYSPDGTGNAVEHTSALEEEIERRRSVLPGINTDDLARLAMLSPSTPALSYSSSPSPSRQGSIEPNTEHQGPRRARPSFISLAPQKSYESLAPPTPTSPTLRARHSSPHLAVEAKSSPPHATPTSSPGPATANWMTAAASPSFSRIAARGSGITLPVKASSRAGQQIRMRSDPSRPATSAVLSSAEPQSLPKPRSLNSLRSMSRLLRVNGATVNDKDALTVSDSRPSPGCQSRASSFRSGVSHEEVESRRHTPHSSGPATPDSSTNYEQRPVPAVAESSRFSEDAEMEGTQVQLKLESEGRQNRVKRLWSKVRRWRGH; the protein is encoded by the exons ATGCTGCTCAGCTCATATAGCACTAAGCCAGCATCAGCGACCAAGCATATGCATCAGAAGAATCAACCAGATAGCTGTGGAGCGGAGAACGAACAGCCGAGCTCACAGGAAGTGGTGGCCAGCCATGGCGAAACGAGTGAT GAAGGACCAGAAAGGACAATGATGCCTGGCTCAGACACTGAAGACAGTATTGTTGCCAAAGTTTTGCTACAACCATTGGGGCCAGCTACGGATTCACTACAGGCTAATATGG GACATGAAATGCTATCTGAGAAAGGAACGCTATACGACATTCGGTTTCGAAACAGTGGAAAGCTGGAGGAAATCGAAAAGGCAGTCGGGTATCACGATCGGGCACCGGATCTAACTCCTGATGTGCAACCGTACTTACCAGATCAACATGCTAGTTTGGGATTGTCGCACAACAACAGATATAAACGCACCGGCAAGGTGGCGGACCTggtcaaggcaatcgaatacTTTACTCATGCAATAGACCtgactcctgacggccatccgGACTTACCggaccgacatgccagtctgggagtgtcatacaccgatcgatatcgacgcacggGCGACGTGGCGGACTTAGTCAAGGCAATCAAATGCAATACTCATGCCCTCgccctcactcctgacggccatccgcgcttgccagaccgacatgccaaTCTGGGAATTTCATACGgcgatcgatatcgacgcacggGCGACGTGGCGGACCTggtcaaggcaatcgaatgcttTACTCGTGCACTggacctcactcctgacggccatccagacttgccagaccgacatgccagtctgggagtgtcatacgCCGATCGATATCAGCGCACGGGCGAGGTGGCGGATCTggccaaggcaatcgaatgcaaCACTCGTGCACTGGACCtgactcctgacggccaccCATCCTTGTCAGACCGGCATGCCAATCTGGGAATTTCATATGgcgatcgatatcgacgcacggGCGACGTGGCGGACCTGGCCAAGGCGATTGAATGCAATACTCATGCCCTCAccctcactcctgacggtCATCCACGTttgccagaccgacatgccagtctaGGGGTGTCATACGGCGATCGATATAAACGCACGGGCAACGTGGCGGATCTggccaaggcaatcgaatgcgaCACTCGTGCACTggacctcactcctgacggccacccatccttgccagaccgacatgccagtctgggagcGTCATATGGCGAACAGCATTGGCGCATGGGCGAGATGGCTGACCTAggcaaggcaatcgaatgcttCACTCTTGCGctcgacctcactcctgacggccatccagacttgccagaccgacatgccaaTCTGGGAGTATCATATGGCGTGCGATATCAACGCACGGGCGAGATGGTAGACCTAggcaaggcaatcgaatgcttAACTTGGGCACTCGACCTCACTTCTGACGGTCATCCAGacttgccagaccgacatgccagtctgggagtgtcatatGGCAATCAATATCGACGCACGGGCGACGTGGCGGACCTGGCCAAGGTCATCAAATGCTTCACTCTGGCACTCAATCTCACTCCGGACGGCCATCCAGACTTGTCAGACCGACAcgccagtctgggagtgtcatactCCGATCGATATACACGTACGGGCGAGGTGGCGGACCTGGCCAAGGCAGTCGAATGCAagactcgtgcactcgacctcactcctgacggccatccacgcttgccagaccgacatgccagtctgggagtgtcatacactgatcgatatcgacgcacggGTGACGTGGCGGACTTGGCCAAAGCAATCGAATGCAAGACTCGCGCACTCGACGTAACTCCTGACAGccatccatccttggcagaccgacatgccagtctgggagtgtcatactcagatcgatatcgacgcacggGCGACGTGGCGGACCTGGTCAAGGGAATCGAATGCTacactcgtgcactcgacctgactcctgacggccacccatccttggcagaccgacatgccagtctgggagtgtcatactCCGATCGATATACGCGCACGGGCGACGTGGCGGACCTggtcaaggcaatcgaatgcaacactcgtgcactcgacctcactcccgacggccatccacgcttgccagaccgacatgccagtctgggagtgtcatacaccgatcgatatcgacgcatgggTGACGTGGCGGACCTGGCCAAGGCAGTCGAATGCAACACTCTTGCACTCGACCTaactcctgacggccatccatccttggcagaccgacatgccagtctgggagtgtcatactCCCATCGATTTAAACGCACGGGCAAGGTGGCGGACCTggtcaaggcaatcgaatgctacattcgtgcactcgacctgACTCCTGGCGGCCACCCATCCTTAgcagaccgacatgccaaTCTGGCAGTATCATACTCCCATCGATATAAACGCATGGGCGAGGTTGCGGACCTGGCCAAGGCGATCAAATGCAACACTGATGCACTGGACCtgactcctgacggccatccatccttggcagaccgacatgccagtctgggagtgttATACACCGATTTACATGAACGCACGGGCGAGGTGGCGGACCTggccaaggcaatcgaatgcaaCACTCGTGCCCTAGACCtgactcctgacggccatccaCGCTTGCCAGAacgacatgccagtctgggagtgtcatacaccaatcgatatcgacgctcGGGAGATGTGGCGGACCTggccaaggcaatcgaatgcttTACTCGTGCACTggacctcactcctgacggccatccagacttgccagaccgacatgccagtctgggagtgtcatacgCCTATCGATATAAACGCACGGGCCAGATCGCAGACCTGGCCAAGGCAATGGAATACGACACTCGTGCACTAGACCttactcccgacggccatcccGATTTGTCCGAACGCCACTCCCACTGGGCCTACATCTCACATCTCCGCTACCAGCATACTCGTGACTCATCCCACCTTGCCACCTCTCTTCGCTCTTTTCGCATGTCCTCTCAGCTCCTCACTGGCCCACCCCGTGTTGTATTTCGCAATGCCCACCGTTGGGCAGCCCTCGCGTCCAAGCACCCCTATCTCAGCCCCATCGAAGCCTTCCGTGCAACCATCGACCTTCTCCCCCACTACATCTGGCTTGGCTCCACTAGTGCTCAGCGCTACCAAGACTTGTCAGTGACTAAGAATCTTGCCATACGAGCTGCGTCTACTGCCATCCAGACTTCCGAGTACGGGCTGGCACTGGAGTGGCTGGAGCACGCACGATGCGTGGTATGGAACCAGAGTCTGATGCTTCGCACTCCTCTGGATGACCTGACGGCGCTCCACCCCGACCTTGCATCTCAGCTGCAGCAGACTTCCCATGAGCTTCACCAGGCAGCTTCTGGAGCCTCTCCATCTGGCGGTGATCCATCTGGCACCCATACCCCAGAGCGTCGCCATCATTTGGCTGAACAATACGCCAAGCTACTAGAGCAGGTACGCCAGCATCGTGGGTTTGAGCACTTTCTGCTGCCCATCAAATTCGATCGTCTCCTTCGCGCTGCTCGATATGGGCCTGTCGTGGTCATCAACTGTCACGAAGCTTACTGTGACGCTCTTTTCATCTTGCCCGGACGCGATCATGTCAGTCATCTTAGCCTTCCCAAGTTTGATCAGCAGAAAGCGCAAAAGGCTCGGTCGGAAATAGAACGACTGCTTCGAGATAAAGGCATTCGGGAGCGTACGTACAGGATCAAGTTTCGTCGACTGGGAGACACCGAGCCAGACGCTGGACCTGTGCTTGCCTCGTTGTGGCATGATGTGGTGAGGCCGGTGCTTGATCATCTGGGCTACATG AACGACCATTCGAGTGGTGCTCTACCTCATATCACTTGGTGTCCCACCGGCATCATGTCCTTCTTGCCATTACATGCAGCCGGGGACTACGACCAGCCGCGGTCAAGAGTGTTCGATTACGCGATCTCTTCATATACCCCCACTCTCGCCGCTCTCCTTAGCTCTGGTCCGCGACCGCTCAACCAGGCTACTAAAGTACTTGCTATCGGTCAGACTAACACACCCGGCTGTAGCTCGTTGCCTGGCACCGCTGAGGAGCTGGCCTACCTGGAATCTCATACCAGAGGCAAAGCCAGCTACTCGCAGCTAGTCGAGCACGAAGCGACGGCTACGACTGTGCTGAATGCGATGGAACAGCATGACTGGGTGCACCTTGCCTGCCATGCTCACCAGAACCTGAAAGACCCAACGCAGAGCGGGTTCTACTTGCACGGCGGCACTCTCGACCTTCCAGCCATTAACCAGCGGACGTTCCGGAACAAGGGGCTTGCATTTCTATCCGCCTGTCAGACTGCCGCAGGGGACAAGGAGCTGCCGGACGAAGCGATACATCTGGCCTCGGGAATGCTGATGGCGGGATATCCGAGCGTGATTGCGACGATGTGGTCTGTGATGGATGAGGATGCGCCGTTTGTAGCGGACAAGGTGTATGCACGGCTGATGCAGGATGGACAGGTGGGGAGCGGAGAAGCGGGAAAGGCACTGCACGATGCTGTGGCGGGGCTGCGTGAGAAGGTCGGGGAGAAGGAGTTTGCTCGATGG CTCATCAGTCAGGATGTTCATGAAGGCTATCAGATTTCTACTACGATAAGCTCAACTACAAACCCTGTCCGACCCCGTTGCCAGCACCGACGACGTAACTCCTTGACTCCATCTGTGCGGCGCGAGCAGCCACAGCTAGGCTCATCTCCGCTCGCTGGCGCGCCGTATTCACCCGATGGCACTGGTAATGCCGTGGAACACACAAGCGCACTCGAAGAAGAGATCGAACGCAGACGGTCCGTGCTGCCGGGAATAAACACCGATGACCTTGCACGACTTGCCATGTTGTCGCCGTCTACTCCCGCCTTGTCCTATTCTTCATCCCCAAGCCCCTCTCGTCAAGGCAGCATCGAGCCAAACACAGAACATCAGGGACCCCGACGCGCCCGCCCCTCGTTCATATCCTTGGCGCCGCAAAAGAGCTATGAATCACTTGCACCTCCTACTCCGACCTCGCCTACCCTACGCGCCAGACATTCATCGCCGCACCTCGCCGTCGAAGCAAAGTCAAGCCCACCACATGCCACTCCCACCTCGTCCCCAGGTCCCGCAACTGCAAACTGGATGACAGCGGCGGCTAGTCCTTCGTTCTCTCGGATAGCCGCTCGCGGTTCTGGAATTACATTACCAGTCAAGGCGTCGAGTCGGGCAGGACAGCAGATCAGAATGAGGTCGGACCCGAGCCGACCTGCGACAAGCGCGGTTTTATCGAGTGCTGAGCCCCAAAGTCTACCGAAGCCCCGGTCGCTGAACTCGCTCCGGTCAATGAGCCGGCTTCTCCGGGTGAACGGGGCAACCGTTAACGACAAGGACGCCCTGACGGTGTCTGATTCACGCCCGTCTCCGGGGTGTCAATCGCGAGCAAGCTCGTTCAGATCGGGAGTATCTCATGAAGAGGTCGAATCTCGCCGACATACGCCTCATTCGTCCGGCCCTGCGACGCCCGACAGTTCGACTAACTACGAGCAACGACCTGTGCCTGCGGTGGCGGAGTCATCCCGGTTCTCTGAAGACGCAGAGATGGAAGGTACACAAGTGCAGCTCAAGCTCGAAAGCGAAGGGAGACAGAACCGGGTGAAACGGCTATGGTCGAAAGTTCGGAGATGGCGTGGACATTGA
- a CDS encoding Retrotransposable element Tf2 protein translates to MTNAKSTTLKDWLRDELKAGKICPSKLSISSPVMFVPKKDGSRRLVVDYCCLNNRTKKNVYPLPCPDNLMAQLRGAKVFTKLDLRWGYNNVQVKEGDKWKTAFRTKYGLYNSLVMTFGLTNAPAAFQHFMNELFKDLLDVCVIIYLDDILIYSKDDATHTQHVHKVLQRLMDNQLFCKASKCTFHVTSVEYLGIIVLDKGFSLDKLKIQVVQDWPTPTKVKEVQSFLGFANFLRQFVANFSHVARPLHNLVKKNTPWKWETKEQEAFQGLKDAITNTPVLCHADPSKPYFLKMDASGTALGSILSQQQEDGRLHPLGLLSESFKGAEQNYDTHNKELLAIIRSFEYWHIFLEGTLHPITVFTDHRNLEYWKESRTFNSGYNFQIVYRPGKQSGKPDALSCRSDHANIPPADQTMLPDPVFANVALVTPEKELQCQIKAALDEDKSLEEILQFLQNKSKALPSIKRAFKDYKMEAGLLFYQGCIVVPDVGTLRTNLLRIFHDSPLAGHPGRQWTLELVLRNYYWPGIRADTYWHVDSCKICQQIRKPKYASIPPQPLELPSRPWQHVSYDMIVDLPKDRNNDSILVIVDSFTKYRIFVKCSKKLKAPKLAELFLEHMWKRHGMPEKTISNRGRVFNNKFLRALYKRLGIDPHFSLAYHPQSNGQTEQVNPSIEHFLRAYSGVNQRDWTKWLPMAEFAYNNAVHSSTGKTPFRALYGWEPTLTPSNIPMDVPKANKLAQTMEDQWKEVEAALWQSKTRMTARGEGQPTKFEVGEEVWLDAKNVNLKTLSPKLTEQRLGPFKVSKKISDHAYWLELPPTMHIHNVFYVGLLSKVKRDDKRTFENRPPPVTVDGEEEYEVEGITDMEERDGKWFFRVKWKGYGPEENTWEPQENLKNAGKILRKYKEEMRKKALGAAKALRRGAVL, encoded by the exons GCCTTAACAaccggaccaagaagaatgttTATCCGTTACCTTGTCCTGAcaaccttatggcccagctccgtggtgccaaggttttCACCAAATTagatctaagatggggttacaataacgtacaagttaaagaaggtgacaaatggaagaccgccttccgcaccaaataCGGTCTCTACAACTCCCTtgttatgacctttggcctgaccaACGCTCctgctgccttccaacacttcatgaatgaattgttcaaggacctgttagatgtatgcgtcatcatctaccttgatgacatcctgatttactccaaggatgatgCAACTCACACTCAACACGTTCACAAAGTTCTGCAAAGGTTGATGgataaccaattgttctgcaaggcttCCAAATGCActttccacgtcacctctgtggaatacttgGGGATAATTGTGTTGGATAAAGGGTTTAGCCtagacaagctcaagatccaagTGGTCCAAGATTGGCCAACACCCaccaaggttaaggaagtaCAGTCCTTCCTTGGATTTGCAAACTTCCTACgccaatttgttgccaactttagtcacGTGGCCAGACCAttacacaacctggtcaagaagaaCACGCCATGGAAGTGGGAAacaaaggaacaagaagcattccaagggctgaaagacgccatcaccaataCCCCTGTCCTCTGTCACGCAGATCCCAGCAAACCTTACTTCCTCAAAATGGACGCATCCGGCACAGCCTTGGGTTCCATACTAAGCCAACAACAGGAGGATGGGCGCCTACATCCACTAGGGCTCCTATCAGAATCATTTAAGGGTGCTGAGcaaaactatgacacccacaataaggaactctTGGCCATTATCCGGTCATTTGAGTACTGGCACATCTTTCTGGAGGGGACCCTGcacccaatcacggtttttACAGATCAtaggaacttggaatactggaaggaatcaagAACCTTTAACT CTGGGTACAATTTCCAGATTGTCTACCGCCCTGGGAAgcagtcaggaaaaccagacgccctatcATGCCGCTCAGATCACGCCAACATTCCCCCCGCAGATCAGACTATGCTCCCTGACCCTGTGTTTGCCAACGTAGCCTTAGTCACACCTGAGAAGGAACTACAATGCCAAATCAAGGCTGCACTAGATGAGGACAAATCCTTGGAGGAGATACTACAATTCCTTCAGAACAAATCAAAAGCCCTGCCTTCTATCAAACGCGCTTTCAAagattacaaaatggaggcagGATTactattctaccaaggatgcATTGTGGTCCCTGATGTGGGTACCCTGAGGACCAACTTACTACGGATattccatgacagccccttggctgGACACCCTGGCAGGCAATGGACCCTAGAACTGGTTTTGCGTAACTACTATTGGCCGGGCATCCGCGCAGAcacgtattggcatgtggactcctGCAAGATTTGCCAACAAATCaggaaacccaagtacgccTCCATCCCTCCACAGCCACTTGAActcccatccaggccctggcaacacgtctcctatgacatgattgtagacctTCCAAAGGACAGAAACAATGACTCCATCCTGGTCATAGTAGACAGCTTCACAAAATACAGAATCTTTGTGAaatgttccaaaaagctcaaagcacCCAAGCTAGCGGAGctgttcctggaacacatGTGGAAACGCCATGGGATGCCAGAAAAAACCATATCCAACAggggaagggtcttcaacaacaagttcttgcgggccttgtacaagcgtcttggcattgacccccacttctctttggcCTATCACCCTCAAAGCAATGGACAAACGGAACAAGTCAACCCTTCTATTgagcacttcctcagggcctaCTCAGGAGTTAACCAAAGagactggaccaaatggctccctatggcagaatttgcatacaataatgctgtacatagcagcacagGCAAGACCCCTTTCAGAGCCTTGTATGGGTGGGAACCTACCTTAACTCCATCCAATATACCAATGGACGTCCCCAAGGCCAACAAACTTGCCCAAACTATGGAAGACCAGTGGAAAGAAGTAGAAGCAGCACTCTGGCAATCTAAGACAAGGATGACTGCCAGAGGGGAAGGTCAACCAACCAAATTTGAAGTAGGGGAAGAAgtttggctggacgccaaaaacgttaacctcaaaaccctgagcCCCAAGCTAACAGAGCAACGCCTGggaccattcaaggttagcaagaaaatctccgaccaCGCCTACTGGCTTGAGCTGCCCCCAACTATGCAtatccacaacgtcttctacgtAGGACTCTTGTCAAAGGTCAAGAGGGATGATAAgcgcacctttgaaaatcgcccccctccagtcactgtggatggggaagaggaatatgaggtggaagGAATAACGGAcatggaggaaagggatggaaaatggttcttcagagtcaaatggaagggctatggaccagaagaaaatacgtgggaaccccaagagaacctcaaaaacgcggggaaaattttgaGGAAGTacaaagaagaaatgagaaagaaggcccttggcgctgccaaggcccttagaaggggggcagtgttgtag